One Sphingobacteruim zhuxiongii DNA window includes the following coding sequences:
- a CDS encoding DUF6965 family protein, with product MTIAELQSALLNQTHPESVQINSSSIVSDVKKFLTIQFAECERWPKEIEKCPAYQRLLQFHEATKNKA from the coding sequence ATGACTATTGCAGAACTACAGAGTGCCTTATTGAATCAAACCCATCCAGAATCGGTACAAATTAATTCATCCTCGATTGTATCGGATGTAAAGAAATTCCTGACGATTCAATTTGCGGAGTGCGAGCGCTGGCCAAAAGAGATAGAGAAGTGTCCTGCCTACCAGCGTCTGCTTCAATTTCATGAAGCTACAAAAAATAAGGCCTAG
- a CDS encoding RagB/SusD family nutrient uptake outer membrane protein: MKRLKLNYIALAAALVLGSSCANQLDLYSHSAMSPDAVTAGDLPALRIGMYNNMQNDPGVHNFILFDLLGGDLQTSANTSALNLITSTLSPLNSVISRGWNGYYSSLYQVNNVVDICNKQEASAIRNKTLGEAYYFRALNYYNLIARWGDIPLLYENTLDKPTRTAKAEVWDFIEQNLEEASKLLSTADSYYYVSADAVTALQARVFLTQGKKTEAAQAAEKLINSGKYALDSFEKIFRKQANNEVIFAFENLSEESSINISDLFYSYAHPNKGQGNYRITEKTLSLFAGSDKRRAMTIINIAGTECVNKYPSGQTGRDPVIISRIAEMYLISAEAQGLQNGLARLNQLRAYRGVAAVSPGSETDFLDAVLLERQLELLGENFRYYDLVRTGKAVSTLGILNYQTLLPIPGSELQRNTNLTPNPGY; this comes from the coding sequence ATGAAACGCTTAAAACTTAACTATATCGCTCTTGCCGCAGCCCTTGTATTGGGGAGCTCTTGCGCAAATCAGCTCGACTTATATTCGCATTCGGCCATGTCGCCAGATGCTGTCACCGCGGGTGACTTACCTGCTCTCCGAATCGGTATGTACAATAATATGCAGAACGATCCAGGAGTACATAACTTTATTCTATTTGATCTGCTGGGCGGTGATTTGCAAACAAGCGCTAATACCTCGGCACTGAACTTAATAACCAGCACACTTTCGCCTTTGAATTCGGTGATCTCTAGAGGATGGAATGGCTACTACAGCTCATTATATCAAGTGAATAATGTTGTTGACATCTGTAATAAGCAGGAGGCAAGCGCTATTCGAAATAAAACTTTAGGAGAAGCTTATTACTTCCGTGCTTTAAATTATTATAATCTGATCGCTCGTTGGGGAGATATACCGTTGTTGTATGAGAATACGCTCGATAAACCGACTAGAACTGCAAAAGCAGAGGTTTGGGATTTCATCGAGCAAAATTTGGAAGAGGCATCAAAGCTTTTGTCGACTGCTGATTCCTACTATTACGTTTCTGCAGATGCTGTTACAGCATTGCAAGCCCGTGTGTTCTTAACACAAGGAAAGAAAACGGAAGCTGCTCAAGCGGCAGAGAAATTAATCAACTCTGGAAAATATGCCTTGGATAGTTTCGAGAAAATTTTCCGTAAACAAGCAAATAATGAGGTGATCTTTGCCTTTGAAAACCTATCGGAAGAATCTTCGATTAATATTTCGGATTTGTTTTATTCTTACGCGCATCCGAATAAAGGACAAGGGAATTATCGTATTACGGAGAAGACCTTGAGCTTATTCGCTGGATCTGATAAACGCCGTGCGATGACCATCATCAATATTGCAGGAACCGAATGTGTTAATAAATATCCGAGTGGACAGACTGGTCGTGATCCGGTGATTATCTCACGTATTGCTGAGATGTATTTAATCTCCGCAGAAGCGCAGGGATTACAGAACGGCTTGGCGCGATTAAATCAATTGCGTGCTTATCGCGGCGTAGCTGCTGTGAGCCCAGGATCGGAAACAGACTTCCTAGATGCTGTATTATTGGAGCGACAATTGGAGCTCTTGGGCGAGAATTTTAGATATTACGACCTTGTTCGTACTGGAAAAGCAGTGAGTACCCTCGGTATCTTAAACTACCAAACCCTATTGCCAATCCCTGGAAGTGAATTGCAAAGAAATACGAATTTGACACCAAATCCAGGTTATTAA
- a CDS encoding SusC/RagA family TonB-linked outer membrane protein, with translation MKFLKIKKLNFLLFAGMGFLSFHLPARAESVQKISLDVRNEKLVDVFKQIKKQSNVSYLFDGKFSPQANAITLKANGMELKELLPLIFHNQPFDYSYDKGVIVVKEKKIAEKATAASARVQQFVSGFVVSETGEPLPGATVQAVDGSRSVQTDAKGYFNLPTTADPLSVRISFTGYETKTINLKQQEAPRIILNARQNVLDETVVVGYGVQKKALVTSAVGSLKIDDSNMRQVASPTRLLEGRIAGVNVSLGSGNLASGERISIRGTSSISAGNNPLYVVDGVPINTSDMSLFSFGENYSPLAAFNHADIESIEILKDAASAAIYGSRASNGVVLITTKSGKAGRNDVRLNITTGFSEFANPNKIKVSNSEQYISSYNAGADNYNNQYGLVVGQADYKVRISNPYEGLPDTDWLGLIVQKGYFQNYDASFSGGNTKTNYYFGLGLTDQAGVIKNNAIRKYNLNSKISHKFSDWLEIGANNMGNFIKNNQVPGANLGSTIIARAIEQRPFDRPFKPNGGYYVGGTDELTRHNPLQILNEQDAYVDNYRYLGTYYGQANFLDHFSFRTSFSADIGYTYDYTYYNDKHPYGTGVGRLVDYNRLIQNLVFDNVINYNNKFGDLTVSAMLGHSFQKQMSRSSMIDGRGFPTPSMQVISVASDIFDASGSIGEYALESYFGRGTFSYQDKYLMTATLRADGSSKFHRDNRWGYFPSISFGWNVSREEFMGENSNDLKIRASYGITGNQEGIGQYAYQALMSGGQNYGNISGISVSSFGNKDLRWEKANQYDAGFDVSFFKKRLNISFDAYYKKTFDLLYSMPIHATTGMTSIVSNIGTMENKGLELSINTNVPLGPVSWKSDFNIAHNRNKILSLLDDELPIAIGDNRALQVGKSIGAFYLFDSDGLYQYDGEVPQEQFDLGYRAGDVRWRDVDGNNIINDNDRLVIGDSNPKFTGGWNNSFSYKGFQLDVMFTFMYGTDVYAQWKSTGMANLGSNYAKDLSYVENAWTGPGSTNVYPRALIGLGHNTKNSTRFLEDGSFIRLRALTFGYNFDRALVERIKLKGLRVFATADNLLLFTKYSGWDPEVNNNLDPRYYGVDLFGVPQPKTFSFGLNVNL, from the coding sequence ATGAAATTTTTAAAAATCAAAAAGCTCAACTTCTTGCTTTTCGCGGGTATGGGTTTTCTAAGTTTCCATTTGCCGGCACGGGCTGAATCTGTTCAAAAGATTAGCCTCGATGTGCGCAATGAGAAATTAGTCGACGTTTTTAAGCAGATCAAGAAGCAGAGCAATGTTTCTTATCTGTTTGACGGCAAATTCAGTCCCCAAGCGAACGCCATTACGCTTAAAGCGAATGGAATGGAGTTGAAAGAGCTATTGCCCTTAATCTTCCACAATCAACCTTTCGATTATAGTTATGACAAAGGGGTGATTGTCGTTAAAGAAAAGAAAATCGCTGAGAAAGCGACAGCAGCTTCTGCTCGCGTTCAACAATTTGTATCCGGCTTCGTTGTCAGCGAAACAGGGGAACCATTGCCTGGTGCGACCGTGCAGGCAGTGGATGGCTCGAGATCCGTACAGACGGATGCCAAGGGTTATTTTAACTTGCCAACTACCGCAGACCCGCTCAGTGTTCGTATTAGTTTTACAGGTTATGAAACCAAAACGATTAATTTAAAACAACAAGAAGCGCCACGTATTATTCTGAATGCACGACAAAATGTATTGGATGAAACAGTCGTTGTCGGCTATGGGGTGCAAAAGAAAGCTTTGGTAACAAGTGCTGTTGGAAGTTTGAAAATTGATGATTCTAATATGCGTCAGGTCGCAAGTCCAACGCGCTTATTGGAAGGACGTATTGCGGGGGTAAATGTGTCTTTAGGTTCGGGTAATCTAGCCTCTGGCGAGCGGATTTCAATTCGCGGAACCTCGTCCATTAGTGCTGGAAATAATCCTTTATACGTAGTTGATGGGGTGCCTATCAACACCTCGGATATGTCTCTATTCTCTTTCGGAGAGAATTATAGCCCCTTGGCAGCCTTTAATCATGCGGATATTGAGTCCATTGAAATATTGAAAGATGCCGCATCGGCAGCAATATATGGATCAAGAGCAAGTAATGGGGTGGTATTGATTACGACAAAATCCGGTAAAGCAGGTCGAAATGATGTGCGCTTAAATATTACAACTGGATTTAGCGAATTCGCTAATCCAAATAAAATTAAAGTATCGAATTCTGAACAATATATATCGAGCTATAATGCCGGTGCAGATAATTACAATAACCAATATGGTTTAGTGGTTGGGCAAGCGGATTATAAAGTACGTATATCAAATCCTTATGAAGGACTACCAGATACCGATTGGTTAGGGCTTATTGTGCAAAAAGGGTACTTCCAGAATTATGATGCTTCATTCTCAGGCGGAAATACCAAGACGAACTACTATTTCGGATTAGGTTTAACGGATCAAGCGGGTGTAATTAAAAACAACGCTATTCGCAAATACAATTTGAATTCAAAGATCAGCCACAAGTTCAGCGACTGGTTGGAAATTGGAGCCAACAACATGGGTAACTTTATCAAGAATAACCAAGTTCCGGGAGCCAATTTAGGATCGACGATTATTGCGCGTGCCATTGAGCAACGCCCTTTTGATAGACCGTTTAAACCCAACGGAGGGTATTATGTGGGGGGAACAGATGAATTAACACGTCATAATCCTCTACAGATTTTAAATGAGCAAGATGCTTATGTCGATAATTACCGCTATTTGGGTACTTATTACGGACAAGCGAATTTCTTGGATCACTTCTCCTTCCGTACCTCATTCTCCGCAGATATAGGCTATACTTATGACTATACCTATTATAACGATAAACACCCATATGGAACTGGGGTAGGACGTTTGGTAGATTATAACCGTTTGATTCAAAACTTAGTTTTTGACAACGTTATTAATTACAATAATAAATTTGGCGATTTAACGGTATCGGCGATGTTAGGACATTCCTTTCAAAAGCAAATGTCTCGATCCTCAATGATTGATGGACGTGGATTTCCGACGCCATCGATGCAAGTAATTTCTGTAGCATCGGATATTTTTGATGCCAGCGGATCAATTGGTGAGTATGCATTGGAGTCTTATTTTGGTCGCGGTACGTTCTCGTATCAAGATAAATACCTGATGACGGCGACCTTGCGTGCAGATGGTTCTTCAAAGTTTCATCGGGATAATCGCTGGGGGTATTTTCCATCGATCTCGTTCGGATGGAATGTATCTCGTGAGGAATTTATGGGCGAGAACAGCAATGACTTGAAAATCCGTGCAAGTTATGGTATTACCGGTAATCAGGAAGGAATCGGACAGTATGCTTACCAAGCCTTAATGTCCGGTGGACAGAACTACGGTAATATTTCAGGGATTTCGGTTTCCTCCTTCGGAAATAAGGATCTGCGTTGGGAAAAAGCAAATCAGTATGATGCCGGTTTTGACGTGTCTTTCTTCAAGAAACGATTGAATATTTCCTTTGATGCGTACTATAAAAAGACTTTCGACTTATTGTACAGCATGCCAATTCATGCGACAACAGGGATGACTAGCATTGTTAGTAATATAGGAACCATGGAGAATAAAGGATTGGAGCTAAGCATCAATACCAACGTACCTTTGGGACCAGTAAGTTGGAAATCAGACTTTAATATCGCACATAATAGAAATAAGATCCTTTCACTATTGGATGATGAACTACCAATTGCAATCGGCGATAACCGCGCTTTACAAGTAGGTAAAAGTATTGGTGCGTTCTACCTGTTTGATTCAGATGGATTATATCAATACGACGGAGAAGTTCCTCAGGAGCAGTTTGATTTAGGATACCGAGCTGGCGACGTGCGTTGGAGAGATGTAGACGGTAATAATATTATCAATGACAATGATCGTCTGGTTATTGGAGATTCAAACCCTAAGTTTACAGGCGGCTGGAATAACAGTTTTTCTTACAAAGGATTTCAGTTGGATGTGATGTTTACGTTTATGTACGGAACAGATGTTTATGCGCAATGGAAATCAACGGGAATGGCGAACTTAGGTTCTAATTATGCAAAGGACTTAAGCTATGTAGAAAATGCATGGACCGGACCGGGTAGTACCAATGTTTATCCTCGTGCTTTAATAGGTTTGGGGCATAATACAAAGAATTCAACTCGCTTCTTAGAGGATGGTTCATTTATCCGCCTACGCGCTTTGACCTTCGGTTATAACTTCGATCGTGCGCTTGTCGAGCGGATCAAACTGAAAGGCCTGCGTGTATTTGCAACAGCAGACAACTTATTGTTATTCACCAAATACTCAGGATGGGATCCGGAGGTAAACAATAATTTGGATCCGAGATACTATGGGGTCGACTTATTTGGCGTACCTCAGCCTAAGACATTCAGCTTTGGTTTAAATGTTAATTTATAA
- a CDS encoding cold-shock protein — MQEGTVKFFNNTKGFGFITPNDGSADIFVHTTGLRDNIRENDKVTYDVERTPKGLSATNVRVA, encoded by the coding sequence ATGCAAGAAGGAACAGTAAAATTCTTTAACAACACCAAAGGATTTGGATTTATCACACCTAATGATGGTAGCGCGGATATCTTCGTTCACACGACAGGTCTTAGAGATAACATTAGAGAGAACGATAAAGTAACCTACGATGTAGAGCGTACTCCAAAAGGATTATCTGCTACAAACGTACGTGTCGCTTAA
- a CDS encoding RNA polymerase sigma-70 factor — translation MVLPAFNRGDEHAFKCIYKACWPQVFSEAYSRLKNKEDAENITQDVFTSLWEQRGEIEIHNIDAYLFTLCKHKTLNFILKKRPALLDVFKTEIPSENSPVYQLLFKEAQGQLNSKIGKLPRQQRAIIQLRYMENRSTVEIADELGLSVKTVRNHLGRALSTLRNLFKIFLIFFIS, via the coding sequence TTGGTTCTCCCAGCTTTTAATCGGGGCGATGAACATGCTTTTAAGTGCATTTATAAGGCATGTTGGCCTCAAGTATTTTCGGAGGCATATTCCCGCTTGAAAAACAAAGAAGATGCTGAAAACATTACCCAAGATGTTTTTACTAGCTTGTGGGAGCAAAGGGGCGAGATTGAGATTCATAATATCGATGCCTATCTGTTTACACTCTGCAAGCATAAGACCCTGAACTTTATTTTGAAGAAAAGACCCGCTTTATTGGATGTTTTTAAAACCGAGATCCCTTCAGAAAATTCGCCCGTCTATCAGCTTCTTTTTAAAGAAGCACAGGGGCAGTTGAATTCCAAGATTGGTAAATTACCTCGACAACAGCGTGCTATCATCCAATTGCGCTATATGGAAAACCGCTCTACCGTTGAAATTGCCGACGAACTGGGCCTCTCTGTCAAAACTGTGCGTAACCACTTAGGACGTGCATTAAGCACCCTTAGAAACCTCTTCAAAATTTTTCTTATTTTTTTTATTTCTTAA
- a CDS encoding transposase gives MKKSKFSEHQIVSILKEYESGKSTRDICREHGITSSTFYQWRQKYGGMDAQHLKELKALQEENSRLKRMFADLSLDHRILKDIIEKML, from the coding sequence ATGAAGAAGAGCAAATTTTCAGAGCATCAGATTGTCAGTATTCTAAAGGAATATGAATCCGGTAAATCGACACGCGACATTTGTCGGGAACATGGTATTACATCATCCACTTTCTATCAATGGAGGCAAAAGTATGGCGGTATGGATGCCCAGCATTTGAAAGAGTTGAAAGCATTACAAGAAGAAAATAGCCGTTTAAAGCGAATGTTTGCTGATTTGAGCTTGGATCATCGTATTTTAAAAGACATCATTGAAAAAATGCTTTAA
- a CDS encoding FecR family protein → MKNVLLSLIAKYLKGSANAEEKKILDQHYDQLASDKFQLEDFSEEEQADMEARMFTQIQQGMQKSTIKKIKPNYLKWAAIFLLPLLFGLLYYAQQRKPSDASLLLSKPGAMSANLISSSGKTYSLSSAEDLIKLQAAGLYQEVDAAEQATVIHEINTPKGAFYQLILPDSSKVWLNAASSIRFPSRFEADKREVLLTGEAYFEIKHNSKSPFYVKSAHQTTRVLGTKFNINAYADQQEDEVTLIEGSVEASSTSLQKVLMKPGYKARIGDKIQYQQVDHAGDYAAWRSGDFYFDNYSLEQVLQMLGRWYNLEVDTRSIPSNRINGLIPRNLLLRDVLALIETTSGIQISVVEGKLKVLR, encoded by the coding sequence ATGAAAAACGTACTGCTTAGTTTAATCGCTAAATATTTAAAGGGGAGCGCGAATGCCGAGGAAAAAAAGATCCTTGATCAGCATTACGATCAATTGGCTTCGGATAAATTTCAGCTCGAGGATTTTAGCGAAGAAGAGCAAGCTGACATGGAGGCGCGTATGTTTACCCAGATTCAACAGGGCATGCAGAAGTCGACAATCAAGAAAATCAAGCCGAATTATTTAAAGTGGGCAGCGATCTTCTTACTTCCTTTGCTCTTCGGCCTTCTCTATTATGCGCAACAGCGGAAACCATCCGATGCGAGTTTACTGCTCAGCAAGCCGGGAGCGATGTCGGCAAACTTGATTAGCTCATCCGGGAAGACTTATTCGTTAAGCTCGGCGGAAGATTTAATCAAGCTGCAGGCAGCTGGATTATACCAGGAGGTGGATGCGGCAGAACAAGCGACGGTCATCCATGAAATCAATACGCCCAAGGGTGCTTTCTACCAATTGATACTTCCGGATTCCAGTAAAGTTTGGTTGAACGCAGCAAGTAGCATACGCTTTCCATCTCGATTTGAGGCGGATAAACGTGAAGTCCTCCTAACCGGGGAGGCTTACTTCGAGATTAAACACAATTCGAAGTCTCCATTCTATGTAAAGAGTGCGCACCAGACGACTCGAGTATTGGGAACCAAATTCAATATAAACGCCTACGCGGATCAGCAGGAAGATGAGGTGACCCTCATTGAGGGAAGCGTGGAAGCCAGTTCGACAAGTCTGCAGAAAGTCTTAATGAAACCGGGCTATAAAGCGCGGATAGGCGATAAGATACAGTATCAGCAAGTAGATCATGCAGGGGACTACGCGGCATGGCGATCGGGAGATTTCTATTTCGATAACTACTCGCTCGAGCAGGTCTTACAAATGTTAGGGCGCTGGTATAATTTGGAAGTAGATACCCGTTCCATTCCCAGCAACAGAATCAATGGTTTGATACCACGGAACCTTCTCTTGAGAGACGTTCTCGCCTTGATTGAGACTACTTCAGGCATTCAGATCTCCGTCGTGGAAGGAAAGTTAAAAGTCCTACGTTAA
- a CDS encoding phosphodiester glycosidase family protein — MNKLKTLYIALFIAPLLISACSNEDEFIRVEDQYNLNPQTEMAKKLVNGTNLFVHIKKDTSYTVQEGLTATEISYVSHTGLAKKVFTFEVDLTKPNLSIEVSTPNNSPQFGMQQMTKQATFEDAEGHKVWAGVNADFFNTSNGTPQGIVYKEGLAIKTSVTDAVNTFFAILKNGKAFVGDQEDYETVKSSIQEAVGGRVTLVSNGILVTQTSPTLEPRTAIGVSQDGTKVYILVVDGRRFHYSNGMSYEELGQCLKAMGSYDAINLDGGGSSTFFIRNQPDFAANRFEIRNWPTDNGGMERAVGNGILIIKK, encoded by the coding sequence ATGAATAAGTTAAAGACATTATATATAGCCCTTTTTATTGCGCCGCTATTGATTAGCGCTTGCAGTAATGAGGATGAATTTATCCGCGTCGAAGATCAATATAATTTGAATCCGCAGACCGAGATGGCCAAGAAATTAGTCAATGGAACCAATCTCTTTGTGCATATTAAAAAAGATACTTCCTATACTGTACAAGAAGGCTTAACGGCAACGGAGATTTCATATGTTTCGCATACAGGTTTAGCTAAGAAGGTTTTTACCTTCGAGGTGGACCTCACTAAGCCTAATCTTTCCATTGAGGTTTCTACACCTAACAATTCGCCGCAATTTGGGATGCAGCAAATGACTAAACAAGCTACGTTCGAAGATGCGGAAGGTCATAAAGTATGGGCGGGCGTGAATGCCGACTTTTTTAATACCTCGAATGGAACGCCTCAAGGTATTGTTTATAAAGAAGGCTTGGCTATCAAAACAAGCGTAACAGACGCTGTGAATACCTTCTTTGCGATTCTAAAGAACGGAAAAGCCTTCGTTGGTGATCAAGAAGACTATGAAACCGTGAAGTCATCGATTCAGGAGGCCGTAGGTGGTCGTGTAACTCTTGTGTCCAATGGGATTTTAGTGACGCAAACCTCTCCAACATTAGAGCCAAGAACAGCAATTGGCGTTTCGCAAGATGGTACGAAGGTTTATATCTTGGTGGTGGATGGACGTCGTTTCCATTATTCTAATGGCATGAGCTACGAAGAGCTTGGACAATGTTTGAAGGCGATGGGTTCCTATGATGCGATCAACTTAGATGGTGGTGGCTCGAGTACATTCTTTATTCGTAATCAACCTGATTTCGCTGCCAACCGATTTGAGATTCGGAATTGGCCGACAGACAATGGTGGGATGGAACGCGCAGTTGGCAATGGTATTTTAATCATTAAGAAGTAA
- a CDS encoding right-handed parallel beta-helix repeat-containing protein → MKLYRIKQVLVLLILAAFASCQKIDIKSFDAQAGEIAFDKSSLDAGNQLDTLEIALQSNLPYRLKTASNWITFVKANGLASDKVQIIVARNRELVDRTGIVEAYITDQVKTSLTIVQKAGEVSSETKHLYVKATATASTDGLSWEKATSLDQALKDAENGDVIHVAAGVYRPTVTLTGGSQAGDITFEIAQNIKLIGGYPSQASTGATADPINNKTELNGDDKAIHVLTILAPKTPGQKVEIDGFTLTKGKAGGTGTVPSNGLNISRQHGAGLLIAGSVVELKNMRITDNSSANHNPGVYLTAAADVIIRNSTISNNYCTIASSNGGGIWNDGSRLQLIDSEIVGNRIGGVGAGLYSLNTSVESVNILYNVTIANNVAGMFGANSVGGGIYAREKSQFYLINSTIHSNRAGGNGFGGGIAMYGASQMNLINSTVTANQGGMNNAGSGGSAIQNASAANNSLFIYNSIIAGNVSTGSPELGGNAFASYSIKSSTLGTQVYDYDGKLGTKTFDPQASFGTVGNHGAYGETVPLKGASAATTDGMTTLQLQILGVNLSAINADYLLIDQKNVSRNGKAIMGADISVK, encoded by the coding sequence ATGAAATTATATAGAATTAAGCAAGTGCTTGTATTGCTCATCTTAGCGGCATTTGCTTCTTGTCAAAAGATAGATATCAAGAGCTTCGATGCACAGGCAGGAGAGATTGCCTTTGATAAAAGTTCCCTTGATGCAGGCAATCAATTAGATACTTTAGAAATCGCACTGCAGAGTAATCTGCCATATCGTTTAAAAACGGCTAGCAACTGGATTACCTTTGTGAAAGCGAATGGTTTAGCGTCCGATAAAGTACAAATTATTGTGGCTAGAAACCGTGAATTGGTTGATCGTACGGGCATAGTCGAAGCGTATATAACCGATCAAGTGAAAACTAGTTTGACGATTGTTCAAAAGGCTGGAGAAGTTTCTTCAGAGACCAAACATCTTTACGTGAAAGCAACTGCGACGGCATCTACCGATGGCTTATCGTGGGAAAAGGCAACTTCGTTAGATCAGGCATTGAAAGATGCGGAAAACGGCGATGTGATTCACGTTGCAGCGGGTGTCTATCGGCCGACAGTGACCTTAACTGGAGGCTCGCAAGCGGGCGATATCACCTTCGAAATTGCACAAAATATCAAGCTGATTGGAGGCTATCCATCACAAGCAAGTACAGGCGCGACTGCCGATCCGATAAATAACAAGACCGAATTAAATGGTGACGATAAGGCCATCCACGTCTTAACCATTCTGGCACCTAAAACCCCTGGTCAAAAAGTGGAGATCGATGGATTTACGTTAACCAAAGGAAAAGCAGGTGGTACTGGTACTGTTCCTTCAAATGGTTTGAATATTAGTCGTCAACATGGTGCGGGATTATTAATAGCAGGATCAGTAGTTGAATTGAAGAATATGCGTATTACGGATAATAGTTCTGCGAATCATAATCCGGGAGTGTATTTGACTGCAGCAGCGGATGTGATCATTAGAAATTCGACTATTAGCAATAACTATTGTACCATTGCAAGCTCTAATGGTGGTGGTATTTGGAATGATGGCTCGAGATTACAATTAATAGATTCCGAGATTGTCGGTAACCGAATTGGTGGGGTAGGCGCTGGACTATACAGTCTGAACACGAGCGTTGAAAGTGTAAATATTCTTTACAATGTAACGATTGCGAACAATGTGGCAGGTATGTTTGGTGCGAATAGCGTTGGCGGTGGAATCTACGCGCGTGAGAAATCGCAGTTTTATCTGATCAACAGTACGATCCACAGTAATCGCGCTGGTGGTAATGGATTTGGTGGAGGAATTGCCATGTATGGCGCTAGCCAAATGAATTTGATTAACTCGACGGTAACGGCGAATCAAGGAGGAATGAATAATGCGGGTTCTGGAGGTTCAGCTATTCAAAATGCGTCAGCAGCAAACAATAGCTTATTTATCTATAACTCGATCATTGCTGGAAATGTCAGTACGGGAAGTCCCGAGCTTGGCGGGAATGCATTTGCATCTTACAGCATCAAGTCGAGCACCTTAGGAACGCAGGTGTACGACTACGACGGAAAACTAGGAACGAAGACCTTCGATCCTCAGGCTTCTTTCGGCACCGTTGGCAATCACGGTGCTTATGGCGAAACTGTTCCTTTAAAAGGAGCTTCGGCAGCGACTACCGATGGGATGACCACACTGCAGTTACAGATATTAGGTGTCAATTTAAGCGCTATCAATGCAGATTATTTATTGATCGATCAAAAGAACGTTTCAAGAAATGGAAAAGCAATTATGGGAGCTGACATCAGCGTGAAGTAA
- a CDS encoding SPFH domain-containing protein, with protein sequence MTINKSLLILTLAGAALVAQSCNYAKSNQQVVVSSDCGMTWKKIEAGDAVPKAGLNMCYMKVVIPNFPMQGEARFISNLKDKVRANIHIDYDYSITDALSFIKQAKFLGKANVDADNEDALGKSFEMAENMVIDKRIKDVAKRIFVDEDIVELDQSDIENHLLEESNRELEKLGVKLNFITLAFDLDEQTRQAIDVSTAMKIYESKGLQELGKAVMIQRAGASKINVETQLPGTTTAE encoded by the coding sequence ATGACTATTAATAAATCATTATTGATTTTAACACTTGCTGGCGCAGCATTGGTTGCGCAGTCTTGTAATTACGCCAAATCAAATCAACAGGTTGTTGTCTCTAGCGATTGCGGGATGACATGGAAAAAAATCGAAGCCGGAGATGCAGTTCCGAAAGCCGGATTAAACATGTGCTATATGAAGGTTGTTATTCCTAACTTTCCAATGCAAGGCGAAGCACGCTTTATCTCTAATTTGAAGGATAAAGTGAGAGCAAATATCCATATCGATTACGATTATTCTATTACTGATGCTTTATCATTTATCAAACAAGCGAAGTTCTTGGGTAAAGCAAATGTGGATGCCGATAATGAGGATGCATTAGGGAAATCCTTTGAAATGGCTGAAAATATGGTGATCGATAAGCGTATTAAAGATGTAGCAAAGCGTATCTTCGTTGATGAGGATATCGTTGAATTAGATCAATCGGATATTGAGAATCATCTTCTAGAAGAGAGCAACCGGGAGCTTGAGAAACTAGGTGTGAAGTTAAATTTTATCACCTTAGCATTCGACCTAGACGAGCAAACAAGACAAGCTATCGATGTATCGACAGCGATGAAAATCTATGAGAGTAAAGGATTACAAGAACTTGGAAAGGCGGTGATGATTCAACGTGCTGGCGCAAGTAAAATAAATGTAGAAACACAATTACCAGGAACAACGACTGCTGAGTAG